A window of the Tenebrio molitor chromosome 1, icTenMoli1.1, whole genome shotgun sequence genome harbors these coding sequences:
- the DEF8 gene encoding differentially expressed in FDCP 8 homolog isoform X2 gives MCDTGEQSTLLASTPSSSTSGCLSNDESSDDHLLPSSLAAEELQLALNKEATEEELQKAINRCKDLVLESSQCSLERKWLVRHLIELRLRLQECREAMVDPQHPRNKSSGVSRRTVRGHHLNLQPLLRSTSSKYCDHCTGTIWSVVQAWYECEDCGYACHHKCLSQIIRECAHVVASERGGYELEICPEEGLSAQKYLCAECGSPLPLNKEWTEARRCDYSGLYYCTACHWGSSAVVPARVVHNWDLTPQPVSQASLQQLRVTANRPLLNLEKLNPRLFSFVHELSLVRRLRQELYGMRKYLSVCRNANEDHLLWKYVEAPHLIETPELYSLQDLVDTHSGELPSKLHTTIDVFTKHIKVNCEICRGRGHICEICSNDEVLFPFDAAAVICNECNAVLHKSCFNRKNNRCPKCVRLEHRKEQQLDEIDKIEE, from the exons atgtgTGACACGGGAGAACAGAGTACACTCCTGGCCTCAACTCCGTCATCGAGCACCTCCGGTTGTCTATCAAATGATGAAAGCTCAGATGACCATCTTTTACCTTCCAGTTTAGCAGCAGAAGAGTTGCAGTTAGCCCTAAATAAG GAAGCCACAGAAGAAGAATTACAGAAGGCGATAAATCGTTGTAAAGACTTAGTTTTAGAAAGCAGTCAGTGTTCTTTAGAGCGCAAATGGCTTGTGAGACATCTAATAGAATTGCGTTTACGTTTACAGGAATGTAGAGAAGCAATGGTTGATCCACA acatCCTAGGAATAAAAGCAGTGGTGTATCAAGAAGAACTGTAAGAGGACACCATTTAAACTTGCAACCACTGTTGAGGAGTACGTCTTCAAAATATTGTGATCATTGCACAGGCACAATATG GAGTGTTGTACAAGCATGGTATGAGTGTGAGGATTGTGGATATGCCTGTCACCATAAGTGTCTCTCGCAAATTATAAGAGAGTGTGCTCATGTTGTGGCCAGTGAACGTGGAGGGTATGAACTAGAAATTTGTCCAGAGGAAGGGTTATCAgcccaaaaatatttatgtgcaGAATGTGGTTCACCTTTGCCTCTAA atAAAGAGTGGACAGAAGCCCGACGCTGCGACTATTCGGGCCTTTATTATTGCACCGCGTGTCACTGGGGCAGTTCAGCTGTCGTCCCGGCACGGGTGGTACACAACTGGGACCTCACTCCCCAACCTGTCAGCCAAGCTAGTTTGCAGCAGCTCCGAGTAACAGCAAACAGGCCATTGCTGAACTTGGAAAAGCTGAATCCAcgtttgttttcttttgtcCACGAACTCAGTCTGGTACGTCGCTTGCGACAAGAACTGTACGGGATGAGAAAATATCTGTCCGTGTGTCGAAATGCAAATGAAGATCATTTATTGTGGAAGTACGTCGAAGCACCGCACTTGATTGAAACGCCGGAATTGTACAGTCTCCAAGATTTAGTTGACACCCACTCGGGAGAGCTGCCGTCGAAGCTTCACACCACAATCGACGTGTTCACCAAACATATTAAAGTAAACTGCGAAATCTGTCGCGGTAGAGGTCATATCTGTGAAATTTGCTCAAATGATgaggtactattcccgtttgATGCGGCAGCTGTAATATGTAACGAATGTAATGCTGTATTGCATAAGAGTTGCTTTAATAGAAAGAACAATAGGTGTCCAAAGTGTGTACGTTTGGAGCATCGAAAAGAGCAGCAATTGGATGAGATTGATAAAATTGAAGAGTAA
- the DEF8 gene encoding differentially expressed in FDCP 8 homolog isoform X1, producing MCDTGEQSTLLASTPSSSTSGCLSNDESSDDHLLPSSLAAEELQLALNKEATEEELQKAINRCKDLVLESSQCSLERKWLVRHLIELRLRLQECREAMVDPQHPRNKSSGVSRRTVRGHHLNLQPLLRSTSSKYCDHCTGTIWSVVQAWYECEDCGYACHHKCLSQIIRECAHVVASERGGYELEICPEEGLSAQKYLCAECGSPLPLTVPKGISCLGRLLFPDKEWTEARRCDYSGLYYCTACHWGSSAVVPARVVHNWDLTPQPVSQASLQQLRVTANRPLLNLEKLNPRLFSFVHELSLVRRLRQELYGMRKYLSVCRNANEDHLLWKYVEAPHLIETPELYSLQDLVDTHSGELPSKLHTTIDVFTKHIKVNCEICRGRGHICEICSNDEVLFPFDAAAVICNECNAVLHKSCFNRKNNRCPKCVRLEHRKEQQLDEIDKIEE from the exons atgtgTGACACGGGAGAACAGAGTACACTCCTGGCCTCAACTCCGTCATCGAGCACCTCCGGTTGTCTATCAAATGATGAAAGCTCAGATGACCATCTTTTACCTTCCAGTTTAGCAGCAGAAGAGTTGCAGTTAGCCCTAAATAAG GAAGCCACAGAAGAAGAATTACAGAAGGCGATAAATCGTTGTAAAGACTTAGTTTTAGAAAGCAGTCAGTGTTCTTTAGAGCGCAAATGGCTTGTGAGACATCTAATAGAATTGCGTTTACGTTTACAGGAATGTAGAGAAGCAATGGTTGATCCACA acatCCTAGGAATAAAAGCAGTGGTGTATCAAGAAGAACTGTAAGAGGACACCATTTAAACTTGCAACCACTGTTGAGGAGTACGTCTTCAAAATATTGTGATCATTGCACAGGCACAATATG GAGTGTTGTACAAGCATGGTATGAGTGTGAGGATTGTGGATATGCCTGTCACCATAAGTGTCTCTCGCAAATTATAAGAGAGTGTGCTCATGTTGTGGCCAGTGAACGTGGAGGGTATGAACTAGAAATTTGTCCAGAGGAAGGGTTATCAgcccaaaaatatttatgtgcaGAATGTGGTTCACCTTTGCCTCTAA CTGTCCCTAAAGGAATAAGCTGTCTGGGTAGATTGCTATTTCCAG atAAAGAGTGGACAGAAGCCCGACGCTGCGACTATTCGGGCCTTTATTATTGCACCGCGTGTCACTGGGGCAGTTCAGCTGTCGTCCCGGCACGGGTGGTACACAACTGGGACCTCACTCCCCAACCTGTCAGCCAAGCTAGTTTGCAGCAGCTCCGAGTAACAGCAAACAGGCCATTGCTGAACTTGGAAAAGCTGAATCCAcgtttgttttcttttgtcCACGAACTCAGTCTGGTACGTCGCTTGCGACAAGAACTGTACGGGATGAGAAAATATCTGTCCGTGTGTCGAAATGCAAATGAAGATCATTTATTGTGGAAGTACGTCGAAGCACCGCACTTGATTGAAACGCCGGAATTGTACAGTCTCCAAGATTTAGTTGACACCCACTCGGGAGAGCTGCCGTCGAAGCTTCACACCACAATCGACGTGTTCACCAAACATATTAAAGTAAACTGCGAAATCTGTCGCGGTAGAGGTCATATCTGTGAAATTTGCTCAAATGATgaggtactattcccgtttgATGCGGCAGCTGTAATATGTAACGAATGTAATGCTGTATTGCATAAGAGTTGCTTTAATAGAAAGAACAATAGGTGTCCAAAGTGTGTACGTTTGGAGCATCGAAAAGAGCAGCAATTGGATGAGATTGATAAAATTGAAGAGTAA